DNA sequence from the Sulfurimonas sp. HSL3-1 genome:
AAACGATTTGAAGCGGAAGGATGGGCGGTCATTCCGCTCAGCCGCAGCGACCTCGCGCTTCCGGCCGAAGCACTGGCCGAGAAGCTCATCGGCGCCGATGTCATCATCAATATCGCCGGCGCGCCCGTCGACCGCCGCTGGAGCCGCCGCTACAAGGCGCTGCTCGTCTCGAGCCGCGTCGGCACGACGGAGCGCCTCGCCGAGGCGATCGCCCTGCTGGAGGTCAAACCTTCCCTCTATATCGGCGGCTCCGCCGTCGGCATCTACCCCTCGAAAAAATGGCACGACGAACTGAGCGAAGAGTACGCCTACACCTTCCTCGGCGAACTCTGCCAGCAGTGGGAAGCGGCGGCGACGGAGGTCAAAGCGTACGGCGTGCGGACGGTCATCTTCCGCCTGGGCATCGTCCTGGGCAACGGAGGAATGCTCGCACGGATGCTGCCCGCCTTCCGGCTCGGCCTCGGCGGCGTCGT
Encoded proteins:
- a CDS encoding TIGR01777 family oxidoreductase, whose translation is MRIAMGGATGFVGRHLRKRFEAEGWAVIPLSRSDLALPAEALAEKLIGADVIINIAGAPVDRRWSRRYKALLVSSRVGTTERLAEAIALLEVKPSLYIGGSAVGIYPSKKWHDELSEEYAYTFLGELCQQWEAAATEVKAYGVRTVIFRLGIVLGNGGMLARMLPAFRLGLGGVVGDGKQYLSWIHIGDLCEAFARAVTDAKMRGIYNLAAPRVSTNKELTEALGTKLHRPTFMRLPYWFLRLVFGEGAEVIAGGQWAVPRRLLDAGFTFRFDHLGDALDNLLTKRKD